A stretch of Imperialibacter roseus DNA encodes these proteins:
- a CDS encoding Gfo/Idh/MocA family protein — protein sequence MKKPEPFTRRKFIKNTTGAAIVLGFPTIIPSSAFGANDKVQVAVLGVNGRGKDHIKGFQGLENAQVATLCDPDKNILTTRAGEFEATYGAKVKMEQDLRKVFNDKNIDAVSIATPNHWHTLAAIWAMQAGKDVYVEKPGTHNLYEGKKLIEAAKKYNRVVQHGVQLRSSVAMQEAIQHLRDGLIGNVYMARGLVFKWRPDIGDKGTEPVPAGLDYDLWTGPAEMRDFSRNYVHYNWHWSWNYGNGDVGNQGIHETDLCMWGLDVGLPTQIASMGGKFLWDDYKETPEVLTSTYHYPDQKKMIQFEVRPWMTNKEDGVGIGNIFYGSEGYMVVNGYNEYQTFLGKDKTPGPTRKEGGSHYQNFVDAVLAKNPAMCNAPVETAHLSSGLAHLGNIAYHTGRVLTFDPKTETFPGDDEANAMTKREYRAPYAIPKKI from the coding sequence ATGAAAAAGCCAGAACCATTCACCCGAAGAAAGTTTATTAAAAACACCACGGGAGCTGCCATTGTGCTGGGCTTCCCCACCATTATTCCATCAAGTGCCTTTGGAGCCAACGACAAGGTGCAGGTGGCTGTACTTGGCGTAAACGGCAGAGGGAAAGATCACATCAAGGGATTTCAGGGCCTTGAAAACGCTCAGGTGGCGACACTATGTGACCCTGATAAAAATATCCTGACCACCAGGGCTGGAGAATTTGAGGCGACATATGGCGCTAAAGTGAAAATGGAGCAGGACTTGAGAAAGGTGTTTAACGACAAAAACATTGACGCAGTGAGCATTGCCACGCCAAATCACTGGCACACGCTAGCCGCCATTTGGGCCATGCAGGCAGGCAAGGATGTTTACGTGGAAAAGCCAGGGACTCATAACCTTTACGAGGGTAAGAAATTGATTGAAGCCGCCAAAAAGTACAACCGTGTGGTTCAGCACGGCGTGCAGCTTCGGAGCTCAGTAGCCATGCAAGAGGCTATTCAGCACCTGCGTGACGGACTCATTGGTAATGTTTATATGGCCAGGGGACTTGTGTTTAAGTGGAGGCCTGATATTGGTGACAAAGGAACCGAGCCTGTGCCAGCAGGACTCGACTACGATCTTTGGACTGGCCCTGCCGAGATGCGGGACTTCTCCAGAAACTACGTGCACTACAACTGGCACTGGAGTTGGAACTATGGCAATGGCGACGTAGGCAACCAGGGCATTCACGAAACCGACCTGTGCATGTGGGGGCTGGACGTGGGATTGCCTACCCAGATCGCATCGATGGGAGGGAAGTTCCTGTGGGATGATTACAAAGAAACCCCTGAAGTGTTGACTTCCACCTACCACTACCCGGATCAAAAGAAGATGATTCAGTTCGAGGTTCGCCCATGGATGACTAACAAGGAAGATGGCGTCGGCATTGGAAACATCTTTTACGGAAGCGAGGGGTACATGGTGGTGAATGGATACAATGAGTACCAGACGTTTTTGGGCAAGGACAAGACACCTGGGCCAACAAGAAAAGAGGGCGGCAGCCACTATCAAAATTTTGTCGATGCAGTGCTGGCCAAAAATCCAGCTATGTGCAATGCACCTGTTGAGACGGCCCATCTGTCGTCAGGCCTGGCTCACCTGGGGAATATTGCCTATCACACTGGCCGTGTTTTGACCTTCGACCCAAAAACGGAGACGTTCCCAGGTGACGATGAAGCCAATGCTATGACGAAAAGGGAGTACCGGGCACCTTACGCTATTCCAAAAAAGATCTAA
- a CDS encoding FKBP-type peptidyl-prolyl cis-trans isomerase, with protein sequence MRIELNRTFALRANILLAAFIFLFSSCNKEVAETLTAQDLLDSALKNVDQTQLDIDTKIIDDSLAVWGFTDVILTEPQGVRYKIDTLGNGEKPKLESIVWIKYSGKLLSTGEEFDAGDKLETYLYRLIAGFQTTLPLIPNGSTITLYIPSGLGYGANDVRDSSGKVAIPKNSNLIFDIELFGVF encoded by the coding sequence ATGAGGATTGAACTAAACAGAACCTTTGCCTTGAGAGCAAATATTTTACTGGCAGCATTCATTTTTCTCTTTTCAAGCTGCAACAAAGAAGTGGCCGAAACCCTCACAGCGCAAGACCTATTGGACAGCGCCCTGAAAAATGTAGACCAAACTCAGCTGGATATTGACACAAAGATCATTGACGATTCGCTGGCCGTTTGGGGTTTTACCGACGTTATTTTAACAGAACCACAGGGTGTTCGATACAAAATTGATACTCTGGGCAATGGAGAGAAGCCCAAATTGGAGAGTATCGTATGGATCAAGTACTCTGGCAAACTGCTCAGTACTGGCGAAGAATTCGACGCTGGCGATAAACTGGAAACCTACCTTTACAGACTAATAGCCGGCTTCCAGACAACATTGCCGCTCATTCCGAACGGGTCTACAATTACATTATACATCCCATCAGGACTTGGGTACGGAGCAAATGATGTCCGTGACAGTTCCGGCAAAGTGGCCATCCCAAAAAACTCCAATCTCATCTTTGACATTGAGCTGTTTGGCGTTTTTTAA
- a CDS encoding thioredoxin domain-containing protein translates to MRVERKGWAWVVLTALVCAGCSSPATENTVSLNRLAKASSPYLREHADNPVDWYEWGDEALTKATSESKPLIISIGYASCHWCHVMEEESFMDTTVARIMNANFVAIKIDREERPDVDQVYIDAAQLISGRAGWPLNAFALPNGKPFYAGTYFPKDQWINLLNQITEAYKSDRLNVDKQAAAVTEGILENNMIASAESEANTELLQTYQGIFTNWEPELDYLSGGLAGAPKFPMPVVWEFLLQEHRQNNSERTLKVVSTTLDAMAAGGIYDHLAGGFARYSTDAEWRVPHFEKMLYDNGQLVSLYAHAYQLTKNQAYARVVEETLSFVGDELTSPQSGFYSSLNADSEGEEGTFYVWTKAEIEALLDTKSAELFCDYYGITPEGNWEHWKNVLYRQTGLSKLATKPTLTADAATTAIEKSRKRLLAARNKRIRPSLDDKILTSWNALMLSGYIDAYWAFGKPEYLDIALRNADFLKKNMIRSDGGLWRSYTNGGPSIEAFLDDYAFLSLAFIQLYQATFDISWLEQARSLADYAVTHFHDTSTGFFYYTSNKSEQLVARKFEIADQVIPSSNAAMAEVLFKLGHYYESAAYLDMSMKMVSSLSKDFTQSGPYFAKWASLMGLLLNEPFEVAVMGPDALEKSRLLMKEYHPGMLLMGGDSENLPLLENKLVEGETIIYVCQNKVCKLPVKSVEQALKQLSGN, encoded by the coding sequence ATGCGTGTAGAGAGAAAAGGATGGGCCTGGGTGGTGCTCACAGCCCTGGTTTGTGCAGGATGCAGTTCGCCGGCGACAGAAAACACCGTATCACTCAATCGCCTGGCGAAAGCGAGCAGCCCCTACCTGCGTGAACACGCCGACAACCCCGTGGACTGGTACGAATGGGGAGACGAGGCCCTGACGAAAGCGACCAGTGAAAGCAAGCCGCTGATCATCAGCATTGGCTATGCTTCGTGCCACTGGTGCCATGTGATGGAGGAAGAGTCTTTTATGGACACCACGGTGGCTCGCATCATGAATGCGAATTTTGTGGCAATCAAAATCGACAGAGAAGAGCGGCCCGACGTCGATCAGGTATACATCGACGCCGCCCAACTTATCTCAGGCCGTGCTGGTTGGCCGCTGAATGCATTTGCTCTACCAAACGGCAAGCCATTCTACGCAGGCACCTATTTTCCGAAAGACCAATGGATCAACTTGCTGAATCAAATCACCGAGGCATACAAGTCTGATCGATTGAATGTAGACAAACAGGCAGCCGCCGTCACTGAAGGCATCCTTGAAAACAACATGATTGCTTCAGCTGAGTCAGAAGCAAATACCGAGCTACTTCAAACCTATCAAGGCATATTCACTAACTGGGAGCCAGAGCTAGATTATTTATCTGGCGGCCTGGCAGGGGCACCCAAGTTTCCAATGCCCGTCGTTTGGGAATTCCTGCTTCAGGAGCACCGCCAAAACAATAGTGAACGTACCCTGAAAGTGGTCAGCACTACCCTCGATGCTATGGCTGCCGGTGGAATTTACGATCACCTGGCGGGAGGGTTTGCCAGGTACTCGACAGATGCAGAGTGGAGAGTACCTCACTTTGAAAAAATGCTGTACGACAATGGCCAACTGGTTAGCCTGTACGCCCATGCTTATCAGCTAACGAAAAATCAGGCTTATGCTCGTGTGGTGGAAGAAACACTTTCGTTCGTGGGCGACGAACTTACCTCGCCGCAGTCTGGCTTTTACTCCTCACTGAATGCCGATAGCGAAGGTGAAGAAGGCACATTCTACGTGTGGACAAAAGCTGAAATAGAAGCGCTTCTAGACACAAAATCGGCGGAGCTCTTCTGCGACTATTACGGTATCACTCCCGAAGGCAATTGGGAGCATTGGAAGAACGTCTTGTACAGGCAAACCGGCCTTTCAAAGCTGGCCACAAAGCCTACGCTGACCGCAGATGCGGCGACAACGGCAATTGAAAAGTCGAGAAAACGACTTCTAGCAGCCAGAAATAAGCGGATCCGGCCGTCGCTGGATGATAAGATACTCACCTCCTGGAACGCCCTTATGCTGTCGGGTTACATAGATGCCTACTGGGCATTCGGCAAACCGGAGTACCTCGATATTGCCCTTAGAAATGCTGACTTTCTAAAGAAAAACATGATAAGAAGCGACGGCGGACTGTGGCGAAGCTATACAAATGGCGGGCCGTCGATCGAGGCCTTCCTCGACGACTACGCTTTCCTCTCGCTGGCATTCATCCAGCTTTATCAGGCTACTTTCGATATTAGCTGGCTTGAGCAGGCCCGCAGCCTTGCCGACTATGCCGTCACACACTTTCACGATACATCTACTGGCTTCTTCTACTACACATCCAATAAGTCGGAGCAGCTGGTGGCGAGGAAATTCGAAATCGCCGACCAGGTAATCCCCTCGTCGAACGCAGCTATGGCCGAAGTACTTTTCAAACTCGGGCATTACTATGAATCTGCGGCGTATCTGGACATGAGTATGAAAATGGTGAGCTCACTTTCAAAAGACTTCACCCAAAGCGGCCCTTACTTTGCCAAATGGGCGAGCTTGATGGGCTTGCTGCTGAACGAACCCTTTGAAGTTGCAGTGATGGGGCCAGATGCACTGGAAAAAAGCCGGCTTTTAATGAAGGAGTATCACCCAGGAATGCTGCTTATGGGAGGGGACAGTGAAAATCTTCCCCTGCTTGAAAATAAGCTTGTAGAGGGCGAAACCATCATTTATGTATGTCAAAACAAAGTATGCAAGCTTCCGGTAAAAAGTGTGGAACAGGCGTTGAAGCAGCTAAGTGGCAATTAA
- a CDS encoding VCBS repeat-containing protein: protein MLFKLQIHLTSIFGALLLLSILAACETKTDVVSTPEEKKEVPVFKRLPGTSSGVTFRNDVDENYDNYFDNFAYVYNGGGVGIGDINNDGLADIYFTGNEVPNKLYLNEGDLKFKDISQSAGVEGNGRWNNGVTMVDINGDGLLDIYVCKGGYHDSEEKRTNLLYINQGDLTFKEQAKEFGLDESGYSIHASFFDMDNDNDLDVYLTNRPDSFDLPLTEMIRQKKLSPSFSRDKLYKNENGKFREIGVQAGIKNNFGYALSVVTADFNGDGYTDIFVANDFAEGDYMYINQKNGTFKEQIKETTNHISMYSMGTDVADINNDGLEDIMVTEMLPEDYKRSKVSMPSMDVEGFYNIVNGGMHKQYMHNALHLNQGNSFFGDISQMAGVSKTEWSWSVLMSDFDNDGYRDVFVANGYRRDVFDGDLDKKLRDFVLKNKSKYTSMNDMLKNGYKDFIEVYDPIKVKNYLFRNTGNLHFENAIDSWGFDETSFSNGAAVGDLDNDGDLELVINNLDDEAFIYENTSSDRNNYLKVKLDGPATNADGMGAKVTIYYDGKIQFFENKTVRGYLSSNDPIVHFGLGQAAGIDSLRVSWLDGTQNTMSIAGVNQTVVVSYEKAVKPKKLPASKELLFQASPGVLAETFVHKENEVNEYKDQTLLPHNFSMSGPFMSTGDVNGDEEDDLFIGGASGQAGQLYIQSKGKLAKKSTAAFAADKSYEDMGSTLFDADGDGDLDLYVVSGGSEFPDKAEQYKDRLYLNDGKGNFAKSATINTQSSGSVVVPYDIDGDGDLDLFRGGHVITGAYPYSPRSYVLINESGQFIDQTKALAPDLTDVGMVTSAIWADLNGDKTAELVIVGEWMPVMVFANVNGKLKNATVIYGLDKTEGWWNKVVANDIDGDGDQDLIVGNLGENYKFKTNLEKPFQVFAKDFDNNGTNDIFLARYYNDSVLVPVRGIECSSGQVPSIRQKFPSYLSFASSDLQSILGPGMNSALNKKVYTFSNAILVNNDAKFESKKLPIEAQLSAVNGILVEDFDGDGIKDLLVAGNKFDTEVETTPNDASPGAFLKGLGNFEFKAAGSLQSGFFVPFNVKDVQMIKSGKNWLVLVSSNNDMLRIFSTSRATSDEKVALNK from the coding sequence ATGCTGTTTAAACTACAAATACATCTAACCTCCATTTTCGGAGCACTTCTGCTTTTATCGATACTTGCGGCCTGCGAAACCAAGACGGATGTCGTCTCGACGCCTGAAGAGAAGAAGGAAGTACCTGTTTTTAAAAGGCTCCCCGGGACCAGCAGCGGAGTTACTTTCCGCAACGACGTGGATGAGAACTACGACAACTACTTCGATAATTTCGCCTACGTGTACAATGGTGGCGGCGTTGGTATTGGAGACATCAACAATGATGGACTCGCTGACATATATTTTACAGGTAATGAAGTGCCTAACAAGCTTTACCTCAACGAGGGGGACCTGAAATTCAAAGACATTTCTCAATCAGCAGGCGTGGAAGGCAATGGCCGGTGGAACAACGGCGTGACCATGGTAGACATCAATGGCGACGGCTTGCTTGACATATACGTCTGCAAGGGCGGCTATCACGATAGCGAAGAAAAAAGAACCAACTTACTATATATCAATCAGGGAGACCTGACCTTCAAGGAACAGGCAAAGGAGTTCGGGCTTGACGAGTCTGGCTACTCCATACATGCGTCATTTTTTGATATGGACAATGACAACGATCTGGATGTTTACCTGACTAACAGGCCGGATTCGTTCGACCTTCCACTCACTGAAATGATCCGGCAAAAAAAGCTGTCTCCCTCCTTCAGCAGAGATAAGCTATACAAAAACGAGAATGGCAAGTTCCGTGAAATCGGTGTCCAGGCTGGCATCAAAAACAATTTCGGCTATGCGCTCAGCGTAGTTACCGCTGACTTTAATGGTGATGGTTATACCGATATTTTCGTTGCCAATGACTTTGCCGAGGGTGACTATATGTACATCAACCAGAAAAACGGCACTTTCAAAGAACAGATCAAAGAAACCACCAACCACATCTCGATGTACTCGATGGGTACTGATGTGGCAGACATCAACAACGATGGGCTGGAAGATATTATGGTTACCGAAATGCTTCCCGAAGATTACAAGCGATCAAAGGTATCCATGCCCTCAATGGACGTCGAAGGGTTTTACAATATTGTGAACGGAGGCATGCACAAGCAGTACATGCACAATGCGCTCCACCTAAATCAGGGGAATTCATTCTTTGGCGACATTTCGCAAATGGCCGGAGTGTCCAAAACAGAATGGAGCTGGTCGGTTCTGATGTCAGATTTTGATAACGACGGATACAGAGACGTTTTTGTCGCCAATGGTTATCGCCGTGATGTGTTTGATGGGGACCTTGACAAGAAACTACGGGATTTTGTCCTAAAAAACAAAAGCAAATACACGTCGATGAACGACATGCTTAAAAATGGTTACAAGGATTTCATTGAGGTATATGATCCCATTAAGGTGAAAAACTACCTTTTCAGAAACACCGGCAACCTGCATTTTGAAAACGCAATAGACTCATGGGGCTTTGATGAAACCAGCTTCTCCAATGGTGCAGCGGTGGGCGACCTGGACAATGATGGAGACCTGGAACTTGTCATCAACAACCTGGATGACGAAGCTTTCATCTACGAAAACACCTCGTCTGATCGCAATAATTACCTGAAGGTAAAGCTCGACGGGCCTGCTACGAATGCAGATGGCATGGGAGCTAAAGTCACCATATACTACGATGGCAAAATTCAGTTTTTCGAGAACAAAACTGTAAGGGGTTATCTTTCGTCAAACGACCCAATAGTCCATTTCGGTCTGGGTCAAGCTGCTGGCATCGACAGCCTTAGAGTTTCATGGCTTGATGGTACGCAGAATACTATGTCTATTGCTGGCGTCAATCAAACAGTTGTTGTTTCCTACGAGAAAGCAGTGAAGCCAAAGAAACTTCCCGCTTCAAAGGAGTTATTGTTTCAGGCCTCGCCCGGAGTATTGGCGGAAACTTTTGTGCACAAGGAAAACGAAGTGAATGAATACAAAGACCAAACACTGCTTCCACACAATTTCTCGATGAGCGGGCCTTTCATGTCAACTGGTGATGTTAACGGAGATGAAGAAGACGATCTATTCATTGGTGGTGCTTCTGGCCAGGCCGGGCAGCTTTACATACAGTCAAAAGGCAAGCTGGCTAAAAAATCTACAGCCGCCTTTGCAGCAGACAAAAGCTATGAAGACATGGGATCCACATTGTTCGATGCTGATGGCGATGGAGACCTTGATCTTTATGTTGTGAGTGGAGGAAGCGAGTTTCCTGACAAAGCCGAGCAATACAAGGACAGGCTTTATTTGAATGATGGGAAAGGCAACTTTGCCAAGTCAGCAACCATCAACACGCAAAGCAGCGGATCGGTGGTAGTGCCTTATGACATTGACGGCGATGGCGACCTTGATCTTTTCCGTGGTGGGCACGTTATCACCGGTGCCTACCCCTACTCGCCCAGAAGCTATGTGTTGATTAATGAGTCCGGACAATTCATCGATCAAACCAAGGCACTCGCACCAGACCTTACCGACGTGGGCATGGTAACCTCTGCCATCTGGGCCGATTTGAATGGAGATAAAACAGCCGAGCTGGTGATTGTAGGCGAATGGATGCCTGTGATGGTATTTGCCAACGTTAACGGGAAGCTAAAAAACGCCACCGTGATCTACGGACTTGACAAAACAGAAGGCTGGTGGAACAAAGTGGTGGCCAACGATATTGACGGCGATGGTGATCAGGATTTGATTGTTGGAAACCTGGGCGAGAACTACAAGTTCAAAACCAACTTAGAAAAACCATTTCAGGTGTTTGCCAAAGATTTTGACAACAACGGGACTAATGATATTTTCCTGGCCCGTTATTACAACGACTCTGTTTTGGTGCCCGTTCGTGGTATCGAATGCAGCTCCGGCCAGGTACCATCCATTCGACAAAAATTCCCCAGCTACCTCTCCTTCGCAAGCTCGGATCTTCAGTCGATTTTAGGGCCGGGAATGAACTCAGCGCTGAATAAAAAAGTCTATACTTTTTCAAATGCCATTCTGGTGAACAATGACGCAAAGTTTGAAAGTAAAAAACTGCCTATCGAAGCGCAGCTTTCAGCGGTCAACGGCATACTCGTGGAGGATTTTGATGGCGATGGCATCAAAGACCTTCTTGTGGCAGGCAACAAGTTCGACACAGAAGTAGAAACCACTCCCAATGATGCCTCGCCCGGAGCGTTTTTGAAAGGGCTTGGTAACTTCGAATTCAAGGCAGCGGGAAGCCTTCAAAGCGGCTTCTTTGTACCCTTCAACGTCAAAGATGTGCAAATGATCAAGTCTGGAAAAAATTGGCTGGTGCTTGTTTCATCCAATAATGACATGCTAAGGATTTTTTCGACCTCCCGGGCCACCTCTGATGAAAAAGTAGCGCTCAATAAATAG
- a CDS encoding RagB/SusD family nutrient uptake outer membrane protein → MKNNKNIKSIILALALIAFTAQSCSDFLDEKLISDVSAGSYYTTAAGLEDAVDATYSFLREIHSNERAYMLTIFGTDTHTNGADGGYKSFNFYDNGLNPTVNILDQQWTFLYQGINQANAVLNRSEAVSDMSAALKTQRQAEARFLRAYYYFYLVQTWGDVYLTLEETIGAEVEAAPSPQSAVYADGIIPDLEFAIANLPDAQSDYGRATKGAAQFLLAKAYLTRGQQSFGSPADFASANTLFSNVINDHGYALVESHDALWDQDNQINSEIIWAVQYATDLILNGGNGGVGNRGHLYFLMEYDIRAGMIRDIEGGRPFKRFRPTDYMNSVWAEDRDIDARYDQTYKHAYISNNPKSIPKWEQVHVTNGAKKADGSTVTASDIGTDRFTVGDTAIYVPGPGKDAEWMTGKKFQVRYNVITQDPAFDGDQYFYTERLFPTLKKFIDPRRPTIQWERGSRDWFVMRLADAYLLRAEARFLAGNSAGAADDINVVRTRAAKDGMEAAMQITAADVDIDFILRERALELDGEQCRWFDLVRTGKLVEYVRAYNPLGAGNIQDYHTKRPIPQTQIDRTVGGYPQNCGYPGADCN, encoded by the coding sequence ATGAAGAATAATAAAAATATAAAATCGATAATACTGGCGCTGGCGCTGATAGCGTTCACTGCTCAGTCTTGTTCTGACTTCCTCGATGAAAAGCTGATTTCAGATGTTTCGGCTGGAAGTTACTACACTACAGCAGCCGGTTTGGAAGATGCTGTAGATGCCACTTACTCGTTCTTGCGTGAAATCCACAGTAATGAGCGTGCCTACATGCTGACCATTTTTGGTACAGACACACACACAAACGGTGCTGATGGTGGTTACAAATCATTCAACTTTTACGATAATGGTTTGAACCCTACTGTAAACATTCTTGATCAGCAGTGGACTTTCCTTTATCAGGGAATCAATCAGGCCAATGCGGTATTGAACCGTTCGGAAGCAGTATCAGATATGAGTGCTGCATTAAAAACCCAGCGCCAGGCCGAGGCACGTTTTCTAAGGGCGTACTACTATTTCTACCTGGTGCAAACCTGGGGTGATGTTTACCTTACCCTTGAGGAAACCATCGGTGCAGAAGTAGAAGCTGCTCCTTCACCTCAATCGGCTGTTTATGCAGATGGCATCATTCCTGATCTCGAGTTTGCGATTGCCAATTTGCCAGATGCGCAAAGCGACTATGGCCGTGCTACAAAGGGAGCAGCTCAGTTTCTATTAGCCAAGGCGTATCTAACACGAGGCCAGCAGTCTTTTGGCTCTCCTGCAGATTTTGCAAGCGCTAATACTTTGTTTTCAAATGTGATCAATGACCACGGTTATGCGTTGGTTGAATCTCACGATGCGCTGTGGGATCAGGACAATCAGATCAATTCAGAAATCATTTGGGCGGTGCAGTACGCTACTGATCTTATCCTGAACGGTGGTAATGGTGGCGTAGGTAACAGGGGCCATCTTTATTTCTTGATGGAATATGACATCCGTGCGGGTATGATTCGTGATATTGAAGGTGGTCGCCCGTTCAAGCGTTTCAGACCAACTGATTATATGAATTCTGTTTGGGCAGAAGACAGGGATATTGATGCCAGGTACGATCAGACCTACAAGCATGCTTATATCAGTAATAACCCCAAAAGCATTCCTAAGTGGGAACAAGTGCATGTAACCAACGGAGCTAAGAAGGCAGATGGTTCAACCGTTACTGCAAGCGACATAGGAACAGACAGATTCACAGTTGGAGATACAGCGATATATGTTCCAGGGCCTGGCAAAGACGCTGAGTGGATGACAGGCAAGAAATTCCAGGTTCGCTACAACGTAATCACTCAGGATCCGGCTTTTGATGGCGACCAGTATTTCTATACAGAAAGATTGTTCCCTACTTTGAAAAAGTTCATTGATCCCCGCAGACCGACTATCCAGTGGGAACGTGGGTCAAGAGACTGGTTCGTGATGAGACTGGCTGATGCCTATCTGCTTCGTGCTGAAGCTCGCTTCCTGGCTGGAAACAGCGCCGGAGCTGCCGACGATATCAACGTGGTAAGAACAAGAGCTGCCAAAGACGGCATGGAGGCAGCGATGCAAATCACCGCAGCTGATGTCGACATCGACTTTATCCTGAGAGAGCGTGCTCTCGAATTGGATGGCGAACAGTGTCGCTGGTTTGACCTGGTAAGAACAGGAAAACTGGTGGAGTATGTTAGAGCCTACAACCCGCTTGGGGCAGGCAATATTCAGGACTACCACACCAAACGTCCGATACCGCAGACACAGATAGACAGAACTGTTGGTGGATACCCTCAGAACTGTGGCTATCCGGGAGCAGATTGTAATTAA